The following are encoded together in the Thermomonas brevis genome:
- the apbC gene encoding iron-sulfur cluster carrier protein ApbC — protein MSRLPSHAVQGELKPLANVRNVIAVGSGKGGVGKSTTAVNLALALAAEGLKVGILDADVYGPSVPMMLGLSGRPDSPDGKSITPMRAHGVEAMSIGLLVDQDAPMIWRGPMATQALNQLLNDTRWGDLDVLVVDLPPGTGDIQLTMAQKIPVAGAVIVTTPQDIATLDARKALRMFEKVAIPVLGVVENMAVHVCGNCGHAERIFGEGGAKRMSEQYGVPQLGALPLEIGIREQGDAGTPIVIAQPESPAAQAYRDAARALLAELDKRPKVRAGIMASLLGG, from the coding sequence ATGTCCCGCCTGCCTTCCCACGCCGTCCAGGGCGAGCTGAAACCGCTCGCCAACGTCCGCAACGTCATCGCCGTCGGCTCCGGCAAGGGCGGGGTGGGCAAGTCCACCACCGCGGTGAACCTGGCGCTGGCGCTGGCGGCGGAGGGGCTGAAGGTCGGCATCCTCGACGCCGACGTGTACGGCCCCAGCGTGCCGATGATGCTGGGCCTGTCCGGCCGGCCCGACAGCCCGGACGGCAAGAGCATCACGCCGATGCGCGCGCATGGGGTGGAGGCGATGTCGATCGGCCTGCTGGTCGATCAGGATGCGCCGATGATCTGGCGCGGGCCGATGGCGACGCAGGCGCTGAACCAGCTGCTCAACGACACCCGCTGGGGCGACCTCGACGTGCTGGTGGTGGACCTGCCGCCGGGCACCGGCGACATCCAGCTGACCATGGCGCAGAAGATCCCGGTGGCCGGCGCGGTGATCGTGACCACGCCGCAGGACATCGCCACGCTGGACGCGCGCAAGGCGCTGCGGATGTTCGAGAAGGTCGCCATCCCGGTGCTGGGCGTGGTCGAGAACATGGCGGTGCACGTCTGCGGCAACTGCGGCCACGCCGAGCGCATCTTCGGTGAGGGCGGTGCGAAGCGGATGTCCGAGCAGTACGGCGTGCCGCAGCTGGGCGCGCTGCCGCTGGAGATCGGCATCCGCGAGCAGGGCGATGCCGGCACGCCAATCGTGATTGCCCAGCCCGAATCGCCCGCCGCGCAGGCATACCGCGACGCCGCGCGGGCGCTGCTGGCCGAGCTGGACAAGCGGCCGAAGGTGCGCGCCGGGATCATGGCCTCGCTGCTGGGCGGCTGA
- a CDS encoding TonB-dependent receptor plug domain-containing protein → MFVSHRRPLALALAAALLPATAFAQSQAPADAPAQQAKELDKVVVTGSLIPQTQVETFVPVTIISAEDIKARGFNNVAEVLQKSSFATGGVQNSQSSGGFTQGADTLSLFGLSASYVKYLIDGRPMANYPALYNGSDVFNNISGIPVDLVDRIEILPGGQSSLYGSDAIAGVVNIILKKNIEGSVLSGRIGGYEKGGGQSGRVSFATSVNGAGGRWNTLLGVQAEKADPVWASQRDLTQQFNVDARNGAAPVASRDWTILDVENDYSYVFLDPANCANLGSAFGGTEGKQSRDGKGDYCGSQWTPGYRTLKNSKESAQVYAHSTFDLNDLAQAYADVLLNHEKVEYNSGSGYLWWGTEVGFGAYYDPNQGKLLNLQRAFAPEEVGNWNDHNDQNKSSSYSVTFGVNGTLSEDSNWDYDLSLTRTEYKLTEISQALLADKVDTYFLDRVLGEQQGWDPNYDAYPVFTPDYAAFYTLMSPEDFAGISTYVRSRSRTYDNMLRAQFTNGALFSLPGGDAGMAVAVEAGTQGWSYEPDARLTNGDIWGLTGVSGKGQRSRYALTGELRLPVWEQLTVSASARYDGFRMAGTEISKPTYSLGLEYRPFESLLLRGKYGTAFKAPTLADQFQGASGFYGKAVDYYNCALLGFDAGQVTNCPSQYSEMQYFGEQSGNPDLKPINATVWSYGVVWAPTAKFSLSADFHHWDIRNEVALQDVDQLLRDEANCRLGKLPADSGTCVAAGNQIVRDVSGNVESISLDKVNVAKETLNAVTVDTNYSVELGNFGLLNLAGSWTRNLKHEIQTYPTDPVRDALSDPYWSTDAKYKASASASWNKDRWTTTLYANYLGPTPNYSATLDPKGYAFAGGGRLGSYTTVNGSVNFNVTNDLTVSLMVNNIANRMPDMDTRSYPGTSDEPYNSYNFDALGRAYYIEAKWSFGKGK, encoded by the coding sequence ATGTTCGTATCCCACCGTCGCCCGCTGGCGCTGGCGCTTGCCGCCGCATTGCTGCCCGCCACCGCCTTCGCCCAGTCGCAGGCGCCCGCCGATGCCCCCGCCCAGCAGGCCAAGGAGCTGGACAAGGTCGTCGTCACCGGCTCGCTGATCCCGCAGACCCAGGTCGAAACCTTCGTCCCGGTCACCATCATTTCCGCCGAGGACATCAAGGCCCGCGGCTTCAACAACGTGGCCGAAGTGCTGCAGAAGAGCTCGTTCGCCACCGGCGGCGTGCAGAACAGCCAGAGCTCCGGCGGCTTCACCCAGGGCGCCGACACCCTGAGCCTGTTCGGTCTGTCCGCCAGCTACGTGAAGTACCTGATCGACGGCCGCCCGATGGCCAACTACCCGGCGCTGTACAACGGCTCCGACGTGTTCAACAACATCAGCGGCATCCCGGTCGATCTGGTGGACCGCATCGAGATCCTGCCGGGCGGCCAGTCCTCGCTGTACGGCTCGGACGCCATCGCCGGCGTGGTCAACATCATCCTCAAGAAGAACATCGAAGGCAGCGTGCTGAGCGGCCGCATCGGCGGCTACGAGAAGGGCGGCGGCCAGAGCGGCCGCGTCAGCTTCGCCACCAGCGTCAACGGCGCCGGCGGCCGCTGGAACACCCTGCTGGGCGTGCAGGCCGAGAAGGCCGACCCGGTGTGGGCGTCGCAACGCGACCTGACCCAGCAGTTCAACGTCGATGCCCGCAACGGCGCCGCGCCGGTCGCCAGCCGCGACTGGACGATCCTCGACGTCGAGAACGACTACAGCTACGTGTTCCTCGACCCGGCCAACTGCGCCAACCTCGGCAGCGCCTTCGGCGGCACCGAGGGCAAGCAGAGCCGCGACGGCAAGGGCGACTACTGCGGTTCGCAGTGGACCCCGGGCTACCGCACCCTGAAGAACAGCAAGGAATCGGCGCAGGTCTACGCGCATTCCACCTTTGATCTCAACGACCTCGCCCAGGCCTACGCCGACGTGCTGCTGAACCACGAGAAGGTGGAATACAACAGCGGCTCCGGCTACCTGTGGTGGGGCACCGAAGTGGGCTTCGGCGCCTACTACGACCCGAACCAGGGCAAGCTGCTGAACCTGCAGCGCGCGTTCGCGCCGGAAGAAGTGGGCAACTGGAACGACCACAACGACCAGAACAAGAGCAGCTCCTACTCCGTCACCTTCGGCGTGAACGGCACCCTGAGCGAAGACTCGAACTGGGACTACGACCTCAGCCTGACCCGCACCGAGTACAAGCTGACCGAAATCAGCCAGGCGCTGCTGGCCGACAAGGTGGACACGTACTTCCTGGACCGCGTGCTGGGCGAGCAGCAGGGCTGGGATCCGAACTACGACGCCTACCCGGTGTTCACCCCGGACTACGCCGCGTTCTACACGCTGATGTCGCCGGAAGACTTCGCCGGCATCTCCACCTACGTGCGCTCGCGCAGCCGCACCTACGACAACATGCTGCGCGCGCAGTTCACCAACGGCGCCCTGTTCTCGCTGCCGGGCGGCGACGCCGGCATGGCGGTGGCCGTGGAAGCGGGCACCCAGGGCTGGAGCTACGAGCCCGACGCGCGCCTGACGAACGGCGACATCTGGGGCCTGACCGGCGTCAGCGGCAAGGGCCAGCGTTCGCGCTACGCGCTGACCGGCGAGCTGCGCCTGCCGGTGTGGGAACAGCTGACCGTGTCCGCCTCGGCGCGCTACGACGGCTTCCGCATGGCCGGCACCGAGATTTCCAAGCCGACCTATTCGCTGGGCCTGGAATACCGCCCGTTCGAATCGCTGCTGCTGCGCGGCAAGTACGGCACCGCGTTCAAGGCGCCGACCCTGGCAGACCAGTTCCAGGGCGCCAGCGGCTTCTACGGCAAGGCGGTCGACTACTACAACTGCGCCCTGTTGGGCTTCGATGCCGGCCAGGTGACGAACTGCCCGAGCCAGTACTCCGAGATGCAGTACTTCGGCGAGCAGTCCGGCAACCCGGACCTGAAGCCGATCAACGCCACCGTGTGGAGCTACGGCGTGGTGTGGGCGCCGACCGCGAAGTTCTCGCTCAGCGCCGACTTCCACCACTGGGACATCCGCAACGAAGTGGCGCTGCAGGACGTGGACCAGCTGCTGCGTGACGAGGCCAACTGCCGCCTCGGCAAGCTGCCGGCGGATTCCGGCACCTGCGTCGCGGCGGGCAACCAGATCGTCCGCGACGTCAGCGGCAACGTGGAATCGATCAGCCTGGACAAGGTCAACGTCGCCAAGGAAACGCTGAACGCGGTGACCGTGGACACCAACTACAGCGTGGAGCTGGGCAATTTCGGCCTGCTCAACCTGGCCGGTTCGTGGACGCGCAACCTCAAGCACGAGATCCAGACCTACCCGACCGACCCGGTCCGCGACGCGCTGAGCGACCCGTACTGGAGCACCGACGCCAAGTACAAGGCCAGTGCCTCGGCCAGCTGGAACAAGGATCGCTGGACGACCACGCTGTACGCCAACTACCTCGGCCCGACCCCGAACTACAGCGCCACCCTCGACCCGAAGGGCTACGCGTTCGCCGGCGGCGGCCGCCTAGGTTCGTACACCACGGTCAACGGCAGCGTGAACTTCAACGTCACCAACGACCTGACCGTGTCGCTGATGGTCAACAACATCGCCAACCGCATGCCCGACATGGACACCCGTTCCTATCCGGGCACCAGCGACGAGCCGTACAACAGCTACAACTTCGACGCACTGGGCCGCGCCTACTACATCGAAGCCAAGTGGAGCTTCGGCAAGGGCAAGTGA
- a CDS encoding DUF2147 domain-containing protein — MRKMILAAVLASLSFAATAQHHASPVGKWKTLDDKTGKAMTISEIYEAKNGTLAAKITENLGMPANCDECSGQYKGKPYVGIVTLWNLKAQPDGTWGGGNGYKPSEDRNFNAKSVKLIDGGKKLEVKGCVAFICRTATWVRAD, encoded by the coding sequence ATGCGCAAGATGATCCTGGCGGCGGTGCTGGCCTCGCTTTCGTTCGCGGCCACCGCGCAGCACCACGCCTCGCCGGTCGGCAAGTGGAAGACGCTGGACGACAAGACCGGCAAGGCGATGACCATCTCGGAAATCTACGAGGCCAAGAACGGCACGCTGGCGGCGAAGATCACCGAGAACCTCGGCATGCCGGCCAACTGCGACGAATGCAGCGGCCAGTACAAGGGCAAGCCCTACGTCGGCATCGTCACCCTGTGGAACCTGAAGGCCCAGCCGGACGGCACCTGGGGCGGCGGCAACGGCTACAAGCCGTCGGAAGACCGCAACTTCAACGCCAAGTCGGTCAAGCTGATCGACGGCGGCAAGAAGCTGGAAGTGAAGGGCTGCGTGGCCTTCATCTGCCGCACCGCGACCTGGGTGCGCGCGGACTGA
- the metG gene encoding methionine--tRNA ligase, which translates to MSRSALVTNALPYANGPLHLGHLVGYVQADIWVRARRMRGDTVHYVCADDTHGTPIMLAAEKAGTTPEAFIAAIQAGHERDFAAFFVAFDHYDSTNSAANRELTERFYARLDAGGHIARRSVAQFFDPAKGMFLPDRYIKGICPNCGAADQYGDNCEVCGATYSPTELKEPKSVVSGATPELRDSEHYFFEVGRFEAFLRDWLSRDTMLPGVKAKLMEWLDADGGLRAWDISRDAPYFGFEIPGAPGKYFYVWLDAPIGYLSSFKNLCAKSGIDFDAFLTPDSEAELHHFIGKDIVNFHGLFWPAVLHGSGHRAPTRLHVNGYLTVDGAKMSKSRGTFIMARTYLDAGLDPEALRYYFAAKSSGGVDDLDLNLADFTARVNSDLVGKFVNLASRCAGFIDKRFGGRLADALPDPAQYDRFVSALAGVREAYERNDAAAAIRQTMALADEANKYIDDHKPWVIAKQEGADVQLQSVCTQGLNLFRVLAAALAPILPRTSAQAAEFLAAPVKGWDDLDAPLLARGINAYAPLFTRIDPKQIEAMVDASKETLAAPAAAAKQAEAKPVEKKQGKPAAAPAADTGGHIGIDDFAKLDLRIGKVLECGLVEGSDKLLRFLLDAGDLGQRQIFSGIRASYAEPEKLVGRSVVFIANLAPRKMRFGTSEGMILSAGFDGGALALLDADAGAQPGMPVR; encoded by the coding sequence ATGTCCCGCTCCGCGCTCGTCACCAACGCCCTGCCCTACGCCAACGGCCCGCTGCATCTGGGCCACCTGGTCGGCTACGTCCAGGCCGACATCTGGGTGCGGGCGCGGCGCATGCGCGGCGACACGGTGCACTACGTCTGCGCCGACGACACCCACGGCACGCCGATCATGCTGGCCGCCGAGAAGGCCGGCACCACGCCGGAAGCCTTCATCGCCGCCATCCAGGCCGGGCACGAGCGCGACTTCGCGGCGTTCTTTGTTGCCTTCGACCACTACGACTCCACCAACTCGGCCGCCAACCGCGAGCTGACCGAACGGTTCTACGCGCGCCTCGACGCCGGCGGCCACATCGCCCGCCGCAGCGTCGCCCAGTTCTTTGATCCGGCCAAGGGCATGTTCCTGCCCGACCGCTACATCAAGGGCATCTGCCCGAACTGCGGCGCCGCCGACCAGTACGGCGACAACTGCGAAGTCTGCGGCGCGACCTACTCGCCCACCGAGCTGAAGGAACCGAAGTCGGTGGTGTCCGGGGCGACGCCGGAGCTGCGCGATTCCGAGCACTACTTCTTCGAGGTCGGCCGCTTCGAGGCCTTCCTGCGCGACTGGCTGTCGCGGGACACCATGCTGCCCGGCGTGAAGGCCAAGCTGATGGAGTGGCTGGACGCCGACGGCGGCCTGCGCGCGTGGGACATCTCGCGCGACGCACCCTATTTCGGCTTCGAGATTCCGGGCGCGCCCGGCAAGTACTTCTACGTCTGGCTGGACGCGCCGATCGGCTATCTGTCCAGCTTCAAGAACCTGTGCGCGAAAAGCGGCATCGACTTCGACGCCTTCCTCACGCCGGACAGCGAGGCCGAGCTGCACCACTTCATCGGCAAGGACATCGTCAACTTCCACGGCCTGTTCTGGCCGGCGGTGCTGCACGGCAGCGGCCACCGCGCGCCGACCCGCCTGCACGTCAACGGCTACCTGACCGTCGATGGCGCGAAGATGAGCAAATCGCGCGGCACCTTCATCATGGCGCGCACCTATCTCGACGCCGGCCTCGATCCGGAGGCGTTGCGCTACTACTTCGCCGCGAAGTCCTCCGGCGGCGTGGACGATCTCGACCTCAACCTCGCCGATTTCACCGCGCGGGTGAACAGCGACCTGGTCGGCAAGTTCGTCAACCTCGCCAGCCGCTGCGCCGGCTTCATCGACAAGCGCTTCGGCGGCAGGCTGGCCGATGCGCTGCCCGATCCCGCGCAGTACGACCGCTTCGTGTCCGCGCTGGCCGGCGTGCGCGAGGCCTATGAGCGCAACGATGCCGCCGCCGCGATCCGCCAGACGATGGCGCTGGCCGACGAGGCCAACAAGTACATCGACGACCACAAGCCGTGGGTCATCGCCAAGCAGGAAGGTGCGGACGTGCAGTTGCAGAGCGTGTGCACGCAGGGCCTGAACCTGTTCCGCGTGCTGGCCGCCGCGCTGGCGCCGATCCTGCCGCGCACCAGCGCGCAGGCCGCGGAGTTCCTCGCCGCGCCGGTGAAGGGCTGGGACGACCTCGACGCGCCGCTGCTGGCGCGCGGCATCAACGCCTACGCGCCGCTGTTCACCCGCATCGATCCGAAGCAGATCGAGGCGATGGTGGACGCGTCGAAGGAAACGCTCGCCGCGCCCGCGGCTGCCGCGAAGCAGGCGGAAGCGAAGCCGGTGGAGAAGAAACAGGGCAAGCCCGCCGCCGCGCCGGCCGCCGATACCGGCGGCCACATCGGCATCGACGATTTCGCCAAGCTCGACCTACGCATCGGCAAGGTGCTGGAATGCGGCTTGGTGGAGGGCAGCGACAAGCTGCTGCGCTTCCTGCTCGACGCCGGCGATCTCGGCCAGCGGCAGATCTTCTCCGGCATCCGCGCCAGCTATGCCGAGCCTGAAAAACTCGTCGGCCGCAGCGTGGTGTTCATCGCCAACCTCGCGCCGCGCAAGATGCGCTTCGGCACCAGCGAGGGCATGATCCTGTCCGCCGGGTTCGACGGCGGCGCGCTGGCGCTGCTGGACGCCGACGCCGGCGCGCAGCCCGGGATGCCGGTGCGCTGA
- a CDS encoding hemerythrin domain-containing protein, which yields MDTSKIRRDHDALFAGIDALRALMRVGVAENADAISGELGKLSATIRLHLSIEDRMLYPALANAADLDIAAAGKRFRQDMGGLAEAYRAFATHWNAGARIAADPDGFRREADAVFEALHARIHHETRELLPLAEQV from the coding sequence ATGGACACCAGCAAGATCAGGCGCGATCACGACGCGCTGTTCGCGGGCATCGACGCGCTGCGCGCGCTCATGCGGGTGGGAGTCGCGGAGAACGCCGACGCGATTTCCGGCGAGCTGGGCAAGCTCAGCGCGACGATCCGGCTGCATCTGTCGATCGAGGACCGCATGCTGTATCCGGCGCTGGCCAACGCCGCGGACCTGGACATCGCTGCCGCCGGCAAGCGCTTCCGGCAGGACATGGGCGGCCTGGCCGAGGCCTACCGCGCCTTCGCGACGCACTGGAACGCCGGCGCACGCATCGCCGCCGATCCGGACGGGTTCCGGCGCGAGGCGGACGCCGTCTTCGAGGCACTGCATGCGCGCATCCACCACGAAACCCGCGAACTGCTGCCGCTGGCCGAACAGGTCTGA
- the rnfB gene encoding Rnf electron transport complex subunit RnfB, with amino-acid sequence MTDLAERLDRLLPQTQCGQCGFDGCRPYAEAMARGEAGPDHCPPGGDAGARALAKALGVAPRPFDRSRGEHKPAQLAFIVEADCIGCTKCIQACPVDAIVGGPKHMHTVLDALCTGCELCVPACPVDCIVMR; translated from the coding sequence ATGACCGATCTCGCCGAACGCCTGGACCGCCTGCTGCCGCAGACCCAGTGTGGGCAATGCGGTTTCGACGGCTGCCGCCCCTATGCCGAGGCGATGGCGCGCGGCGAGGCCGGTCCCGACCACTGCCCGCCCGGCGGCGATGCCGGCGCGCGCGCGCTGGCGAAGGCGCTGGGCGTGGCGCCGCGCCCCTTTGACCGCAGCCGCGGCGAACACAAGCCGGCGCAGCTGGCCTTCATCGTCGAGGCCGACTGCATCGGCTGCACCAAGTGCATCCAGGCCTGCCCGGTGGACGCCATCGTCGGCGGCCCGAAGCACATGCACACGGTGCTGGACGCGCTATGCACCGGCTGCGAGCTGTGCGTGCCGGCCTGCCCGGTGGACTGCATCGTGATGCGGTGA